The DNA sequence GAGCACGCCACATCCCCTCGTCCTGTCCTGGTGGTCGACTTCGGTGCCCAGTACGCCCAGTTGATCGCCCGCCGCGTGCGCGAGGCCCGGGTGTTCTCCGAGGTCATCCCGCACACCGCGACCGTCGAGGAGATCAAGGCCAGAAACCCGCAGGCCGTCGTGCTCTCCGGCGGGCCGGCCAGCGTGTATGCCGAGGGTGCTCCACAACTGGACCCGGCGCTGTTCGACCTTGATGTGCCGGTGTTCGGCATCTGCTACGGCTTCCAAGCCATGGCGCAGGCGCTCGGCGGCACCGTCGCCCATACCGGCAGCAGTGAGTACGGCCGCACCGAGATGGAAGTTCTTGGCGGAGAACTGCATTTGGGCCTTCCCGGTAAGCAGCCGGTGTGGATGAGCCATGGCGACGCGGTGACGTCGGCGCCCGAGGGGTTCGAGGTCGTCGGGGTGAGCGCCGGTGCGCCGGTGGCCGCCTTCGAGAACCGTGCCCGCCGGTTGGCCGGTGTGCAATACCACCCCGAGGTCATGCACAGCCCGCATGGTCAGCAGGTGCTCAGCCGGTTCCTGCACGACTTCGCCGGCATCGGAGCTGCCTGGACGCCGGCCAATATCGCCGAGACGCTCATCGAGCAGGTCCGCGAACAGATCGGTGACGGGAAGGCCATCTGCGGGCTGTCCGGCGGGGTGGACTCCGCGGTGGCCGCCGCGCTGGTGCAGCGGGCCATCGGCGACCGTCTGACCTGTGTGTTCGTCGACCACGGTCTGCTGCGCGCGGGGGAGCGCGCCCAGGTGCAGCGCGATTTCGTCGCCGCCACCGGAGCGCGGCTGGTCACGGTGGACGCTGAAGACCGCTTCCTGCAAGCGCTTTCGGGTGTGCACGATCCAGAAGGCAAGCGCAAGATCATCGGTCGCGAGTTCATCCGTGCTTTCGAGGGCGCGGTGCGCGACCTGCTGGCCGAGGGCGACTCGGACGGTCACCCGGTGGATTTTCTGGTGCAGGGCACGCTGTACCCCGATGTGGTGGAATCCGGCGGCGGTGCGGGCACGGCGAACATCAAGAGCCACCACAACGTCGGCGGCCTGCCCGCCGACCTGAAGTTCAAGCTCGTCGAACCGTTGCGGCTGCTGTTCAAGGACGAGGTGCGGGCCGTCGGCCGCGAACTCGGTCTGCCTGAGGACATCGTTGCGCGCCAACCCTTCCCGGGGCCGGGTCTGGGCATCCGGATCGTCGGCGAAGTCACGGCGCCGCGGCTCGATACGCTGCGACGCGCGGATCTGATCGCGCGCGAGGAACTGACCTCGGCGGGCCTGGACGCCCAGATCTGGCAGTGCCCGGTGGTGCTGCTGGCCGACGTCCGGTCGGTGGGAGTGCAGGGTGACGGACGCACCTACGGCCACCCGATCGTGCTGCGGCCGGTGTCCAGCGAGGATGCGATGACCGCGGACTGGACCCGGGTGCCCTACGAGGTCCTCGAGCGCATCTCCACTCGCATCACCAACGAGGTGCCCGAGGTGAACCGGGTGGTCCTCGACGTCACCAGCAAGCCGCCGGGCACCATCGAGTGGGAGTAGCTCGTTAAGTCCTTGAGGCAGCGGCGATTTCGGTGATGGCCGCGTCCAGGATCCTGTCGAATTCGTCGTCGCTCTGCTGGGCGGTCAGACCCTCGGTGAGTGCGCGCGAGAAGCTGGCGATCACGCCGTGGTTGCGGGAGAGCCGCTCACAAGCCTCGGCGCGGGTGTAGCCACCGGAGAGTGCGAGCACCCGCATCACCTTCGGATGGTCGACCAGATCGCGGTAGCGGTCGTCGGTGTCAGGCAGCGTGAGCTTGAGCATCACCTGCTGATCGTCCCCGAGGCCACCGAGGTGATCGAGGATCGCGGTCGTGAGCTGGTCCTCGGCGGCGGCCTTGGCGGGGGAGTGGATGTCGACCTCGGGTTCGATGATCGGCACCAGACCGGCGGCCAGGATCTGGCCGGCGACCTCGAACTGCTGGTCGACGACGGCGTCCAGACCGGCGCCGGGACGTGTGATGACCGAGCGCATCTTGGTGCCGAAGATGCCGTTGTCCACGGCGCGGGCCAGCA is a window from the Mycolicibacterium anyangense genome containing:
- the guaA gene encoding glutamine-hydrolyzing GMP synthase, whose amino-acid sequence is MTAEHATSPRPVLVVDFGAQYAQLIARRVREARVFSEVIPHTATVEEIKARNPQAVVLSGGPASVYAEGAPQLDPALFDLDVPVFGICYGFQAMAQALGGTVAHTGSSEYGRTEMEVLGGELHLGLPGKQPVWMSHGDAVTSAPEGFEVVGVSAGAPVAAFENRARRLAGVQYHPEVMHSPHGQQVLSRFLHDFAGIGAAWTPANIAETLIEQVREQIGDGKAICGLSGGVDSAVAAALVQRAIGDRLTCVFVDHGLLRAGERAQVQRDFVAATGARLVTVDAEDRFLQALSGVHDPEGKRKIIGREFIRAFEGAVRDLLAEGDSDGHPVDFLVQGTLYPDVVESGGGAGTANIKSHHNVGGLPADLKFKLVEPLRLLFKDEVRAVGRELGLPEDIVARQPFPGPGLGIRIVGEVTAPRLDTLRRADLIAREELTSAGLDAQIWQCPVVLLADVRSVGVQGDGRTYGHPIVLRPVSSEDAMTADWTRVPYEVLERISTRITNEVPEVNRVVLDVTSKPPGTIEWE
- a CDS encoding fructose bisphosphate aldolase yields the protein MNTEQADKIAHGSGFVAALDQSGGSTPKALKLYGIPEDAYSGDEEMFDLVHQMRTRIITSPSFDGDRILAAILFEMTMDRDIEGRPTADYLWNVKKVVPILKVDKGLAAEENGAQLMKPIGGLDDLLARAVDNGIFGTKMRSVITRPGAGLDAVVDQQFEVAGQILAAGLVPIIEPEVDIHSPAKAAAEDQLTTAILDHLGGLGDDQQVMLKLTLPDTDDRYRDLVDHPKVMRVLALSGGYTRAEACERLSRNHGVIASFSRALTEGLTAQQSDDEFDRILDAAITEIAAASRT